Proteins co-encoded in one Candidatus Thiodictyon syntrophicum genomic window:
- a CDS encoding PEP-CTERM/exosortase system-associated acyltransferase encodes MMTPIPFASPRCGVQLPVIDRFVCILADTAAARRLHHQVRFKVFCEDTGFENPDAFPMQAEHDQYDPYARHFIVWDRQERQCAGAMRLVSASRTRLPCEEIVGTALQGLTELRPHAVEFSRLCILRDYRQTVQAEHYAWYQPAGQSASDGCGVFFRQYDNDVFLRLLRASLAWSPDIRYCYFIVTAALSRVLTRFGIALTRVGHEIEHRGVRIPFRYDVEQADLGMRETLTSFAAIAETSPAFLRASEFFSGAGDSAVAPIPLHRAPFAISPSALSA; translated from the coding sequence ATGATGACACCGATTCCTTTCGCGTCACCGCGCTGTGGCGTGCAACTCCCCGTCATTGACCGCTTCGTCTGTATTCTCGCGGACACGGCCGCGGCCCGCAGGCTCCATCATCAGGTACGATTCAAGGTGTTTTGTGAGGACACCGGCTTTGAAAATCCAGACGCCTTTCCCATGCAGGCAGAGCATGATCAGTATGACCCATACGCCCGGCATTTCATTGTCTGGGATCGGCAGGAGCGGCAATGCGCCGGGGCCATGCGGTTGGTGTCTGCCTCACGCACCAGGCTGCCGTGCGAGGAGATCGTCGGCACTGCGCTGCAGGGGCTCACGGAGTTGCGGCCCCACGCGGTGGAATTCTCCCGCCTGTGCATCCTCAGGGATTACCGTCAAACAGTCCAGGCCGAGCACTACGCCTGGTATCAGCCTGCGGGGCAATCCGCGAGCGACGGCTGCGGCGTATTTTTCAGACAATACGATAATGATGTATTCCTGCGGCTGTTGCGCGCGAGTCTCGCGTGGAGCCCCGATATCCGCTACTGCTATTTCATTGTCACCGCGGCCCTGTCCCGGGTGTTGACCCGGTTTGGGATCGCGCTGACCCGCGTCGGTCATGAGATCGAGCACCGCGGGGTACGGATTCCGTTTCGCTATGATGTCGAGCAAGCCGACCTGGGAATGCGAGAGACCTTGACCTCCTTCGCGGCCATCGCCGAAACCAGCCCGGCGTTTCTGCGCGCTTCGGAATTTTTCAGCGGTGCCGGCGACAGCGCGGTCGCCCCCATCCCCCTTCACCGAGCGCCGTTCGCGATCAGCCCGAGCGCGCTGTCGGCCTGA
- a CDS encoding ABC transporter ATP-binding protein, producing the protein MSGPALDAQGLTLVYGSGEAAVRALDGVDFQVSAGEILALMGPSGSGKTTLLMILGGLLHPTAGAVRVEGRAIAGLPSRELAQLRLQRMGFIFQSYNLFPALTAMENVQVALELKGRALGEATGLLDRVGLGARLHNFPKQLSGGEKQRVAIARALAGDPPILLADEPTAALDSVNGRAVVRLLGDLAHGQGRAVVVVTHDPRVGELADRVVRIEDGRIQDSD; encoded by the coding sequence ATGAGCGGGCCGGCACTCGATGCACAGGGTCTGACCCTGGTCTACGGCAGCGGGGAGGCCGCCGTGCGCGCCTTGGACGGGGTGGACTTTCAGGTCTCAGCGGGGGAGATCCTGGCGCTGATGGGGCCTTCCGGGAGCGGCAAGACCACCCTGCTCATGATCCTGGGTGGCCTGCTGCACCCCACCGCGGGCGCGGTGCGGGTGGAGGGTCGAGCGATCGCCGGGCTCCCGAGCCGGGAACTGGCGCAGTTACGGCTCCAGCGCATGGGCTTCATCTTTCAGAGCTACAACCTGTTCCCGGCCCTGACTGCGATGGAGAACGTTCAGGTCGCTCTGGAACTCAAGGGCCGGGCACTCGGTGAGGCGACCGGCCTGCTGGATCGGGTCGGGCTGGGCGCCCGTCTGCACAATTTCCCCAAGCAACTGTCCGGGGGTGAGAAACAGCGCGTCGCCATCGCCCGTGCACTGGCCGGCGACCCGCCCATCCTGCTCGCCGACGAGCCCACCGCGGCGCTCGACTCAGTCAACGGCCGCGCCGTCGTCCGCCTTCTCGGGGACCTCGCCCACGGCCAGGGCCGGGCCGTGGTGGTCGTGACCCATGATCCGCGGGTCGGCGAACTGGCAGACCGGGTGGTGCGCATCGAGGACGGCCGGATTCAGGACAGTGATTGA
- a CDS encoding glycosyltransferase, translating to MPRLTLGRTMPDTLPPPATPAPRRRILFLAEAVTLAHVARPRVLAESLDPARYEVHLAAAATFDTALQGLRGQRWPLVSISPGRFIEALAAGRPIYDAATLEAYVAADLALLDRVRPDLVVGDFRLSLAVSAPLRGVPYAALTNAHWSPYLRLPRWPVPDLPLVRLVGEPIARALFNQVRPAVFWLHGRALNRVRRRHGLPPLGDLRHAYTWGNETLYLDVPELVPTDPLPANHRFIGPILWEPPQAVPPWWDQIPAARPCVYLSLGSSGPARLLPALIEALATLPISLLVATAGRANLGRVPANVYAADYLPGSAAARRAVLTICNGGSGTVYQSLGEGTPVLGIATNLDQHLTMALVSAAGAGALMRSEQVSAAGLCRLVAAMLAEPRWGAAAAQVAEWFKGRSAVAGFREFVEHTL from the coding sequence ATGCCACGCCTGACCCTGGGGCGCACCATGCCTGACACCCTGCCACCCCCGGCGACTCCCGCCCCGCGGCGGCGCATCCTGTTCCTGGCCGAGGCCGTGACTCTCGCCCACGTCGCCCGCCCGCGGGTCTTGGCGGAGTCGCTGGACCCGGCCCGTTATGAGGTCCATCTGGCGGCGGCGGCCACCTTCGATACGGCACTGCAGGGCTTGCGCGGCCAGCGCTGGCCACTGGTCAGCATCTCCCCCGGACGCTTTATCGAGGCGCTCGCCGCGGGCCGCCCCATCTATGATGCCGCGACCCTGGAAGCCTATGTGGCGGCCGACCTGGCCCTCCTGGACCGCGTGCGGCCGGACCTGGTGGTGGGGGATTTCCGCCTGTCATTGGCCGTCAGCGCCCCGCTGCGCGGGGTCCCCTATGCCGCCCTGACCAATGCCCATTGGAGCCCCTATCTGCGGCTACCGCGCTGGCCCGTCCCCGATCTGCCGCTGGTGCGCCTGGTGGGCGAGCCCATCGCCCGCGCCCTGTTCAATCAGGTCCGCCCCGCGGTCTTTTGGCTGCACGGCCGCGCCCTCAACCGGGTACGCCGTCGCCATGGCCTGCCGCCCTTGGGCGACCTGCGTCACGCCTATACCTGGGGCAACGAGACCCTCTATCTGGACGTGCCCGAACTGGTGCCGACCGACCCCCTGCCAGCCAATCACCGCTTCATCGGCCCCATTCTCTGGGAACCGCCCCAGGCCGTGCCGCCCTGGTGGGATCAGATCCCGGCCGCGCGGCCCTGCGTCTATCTCAGCCTGGGGTCATCGGGCCCGGCCCGGCTCCTGCCGGCGCTGATCGAGGCACTCGCAACCCTGCCCATCAGCCTCCTGGTCGCCACGGCCGGACGCGCGAACCTGGGTCGGGTCCCGGCCAACGTCTACGCGGCCGACTATCTGCCGGGCAGCGCCGCGGCGCGCCGCGCCGTCCTGACCATCTGTAACGGGGGTAGCGGAACCGTCTACCAGTCGCTGGGGGAGGGCACGCCGGTGTTGGGGATCGCGACCAATCTGGACCAGCACCTGACCATGGCCCTGGTGTCGGCGGCCGGCGCGGGGGCCCTGATGCGCAGCGAGCAGGTCAGCGCCGCCGGACTGTGCCGCCTGGTCGCGGCCATGTTGGCGGAACCCCGCTGGGGTGCGGCGGCGGCGCAGGTCGCGGAATGGTTCAAGGGCCGATCGGCCGTGGCGGGGTTCCGGGAGTTTGTTGAGCATACCCTGTGA
- a CDS encoding HlyD family secretion protein: protein MSVNPMHRRYLSIACPLLLPFCLAAAWALAGASSARAADPTAPTRERPTPAPRTVIAALGRVEPLSEEIRIAAAMTGRLAEVLLDEGQPVTRGQVVATLENADHLARVQEAQANVAIAQAALERVINGARPSEREEAAAAVGEAQAHLTRAERELARQTGLAQKRLGSGQDLDNVGSARDVAQAQLARARARLAVVDSPARADEQARAEAELALAQARLAVARALYEKSFVRSPIDGVVLRRFRRAGEQVTEMGDTPILAVGDLAHLRVRAEVDEADIALLRVGQDAYVQADAYGERRFPGRVGRIGSLMGRKQVLSDDPAERKDTRVLEVLIDLEPGLALPAGLRVDAYIVIESSG, encoded by the coding sequence ATGTCAGTCAACCCCATGCATCGTCGGTATCTGTCCATCGCCTGCCCCCTCCTCCTCCCATTTTGCCTGGCGGCGGCGTGGGCACTGGCGGGTGCCTCCAGTGCCCGAGCGGCAGACCCGACCGCTCCCACGCGTGAGCGACCCACCCCCGCGCCCCGCACCGTCATTGCCGCCCTCGGCCGCGTGGAGCCGCTCTCGGAGGAGATCCGCATCGCCGCGGCCATGACCGGGCGGCTTGCTGAGGTGCTGCTGGACGAGGGTCAGCCGGTCACCCGCGGCCAGGTCGTGGCCACCCTGGAGAACGCGGACCACCTGGCGCGGGTGCAGGAGGCGCAGGCCAACGTCGCGATCGCACAAGCGGCCCTGGAGCGCGTGATCAATGGCGCGCGGCCGTCCGAGCGGGAGGAGGCGGCCGCCGCCGTCGGCGAGGCGCAGGCGCACCTGACCCGGGCCGAGCGCGAGTTGGCCCGCCAGACCGGACTGGCGCAGAAGCGTCTGGGCAGCGGCCAGGACCTGGACAACGTCGGGAGCGCGCGCGACGTGGCCCAGGCCCAACTCGCCCGCGCCCGCGCCCGGCTGGCGGTGGTGGACAGCCCGGCCCGGGCCGACGAGCAGGCCCGGGCGGAGGCGGAATTGGCACTGGCGCAGGCGCGGCTCGCCGTGGCGCGGGCGCTCTATGAAAAGTCCTTCGTGCGCAGCCCCATCGACGGGGTGGTCCTGCGGCGCTTCCGGCGTGCCGGGGAGCAGGTCACCGAGATGGGCGACACCCCCATCCTGGCCGTGGGGGACCTGGCCCACCTGCGGGTGCGCGCGGAGGTGGACGAGGCGGATATTGCGCTGCTGCGCGTCGGCCAGGACGCCTATGTCCAGGCCGACGCCTACGGCGAGCGGCGCTTCCCGGGCCGGGTCGGGCGGATCGGCAGCCTGATGGGGCGCAAACAGGTGCTCTCCGACGACCCGGCCGAGCGCAAGGACACGCGCGTGCTGGAGGTGCTGATCGACCTGGAGCCGGGTCTCGCGCTGCCGGCAGGGTTGCGGGTGGATGCTTATATTGTTATCGAGTCGTCGGGGTAG
- a CDS encoding NAD-dependent epimerase/dehydratase family protein, whose amino-acid sequence MRVLITGGAGFIGSHTADRLLAAGHQVRALDLLDPQIHGPGRVWPASLDPGVERMLGDVGDLQRVLTALDGVDAVVHCAALTGVGQSLYDIRHYVDTNTTGTATLIEAILKRGQPLPRLVLSSSRAVYGEGTHRCAAHGPCNPPTRDRRDLEQGRFGCYCPTCGAAMQSVPTAEDQPAAPLSVYAWTKRHQEDLCGYAARTYGIPVTILRYFNVYGSRQSLANPYTGVVSVFYSRLLAGQAISLYEGGEPLRDFVHIQDVVTANLLALRPDLPTGMVFNIGSGGEVSIRQVALALMAATGRRVELLDRGEFRVGDIHACCADLRRATEHLGYRPAISLTQGLEEFVAWAASQPMTDRYEQTVDELTRYNLFGRARPAMPDATPDPGAHHA is encoded by the coding sequence ATGAGGGTACTGATCACGGGCGGTGCGGGTTTTATCGGCTCCCACACGGCGGACCGGCTGCTCGCGGCGGGGCATCAGGTCCGCGCCCTCGACCTCCTTGACCCCCAGATCCACGGCCCGGGACGGGTCTGGCCGGCCAGCCTGGACCCGGGCGTCGAGCGGATGCTGGGTGATGTCGGTGATCTGCAGCGGGTCCTGACCGCCCTGGACGGGGTGGATGCCGTCGTTCACTGCGCGGCCCTGACCGGGGTCGGCCAGAGTCTCTATGACATCCGCCACTATGTGGACACCAACACGACCGGTACGGCCACGCTCATCGAGGCCATTCTCAAACGCGGCCAGCCACTCCCCCGTCTGGTGCTCTCGTCGTCGCGGGCGGTCTATGGTGAGGGCACCCATCGGTGCGCCGCACATGGCCCCTGCAACCCACCCACCCGCGACCGCCGGGACCTGGAACAGGGTCGCTTCGGCTGCTACTGCCCGACCTGCGGGGCGGCGATGCAGTCAGTGCCAACCGCCGAGGACCAGCCGGCGGCCCCGCTCTCCGTCTATGCCTGGACCAAACGGCACCAGGAAGACCTTTGCGGCTATGCCGCCCGTACCTACGGTATCCCCGTCACGATCCTGCGTTATTTCAATGTCTACGGGTCTCGCCAATCCCTGGCCAATCCCTATACCGGGGTGGTTTCCGTCTTTTATTCCCGGCTGCTGGCCGGGCAGGCGATCTCGCTCTATGAGGGGGGGGAGCCCCTGCGGGACTTCGTCCACATCCAGGACGTGGTGACGGCGAACCTGCTGGCGCTGCGCCCGGATCTCCCAACGGGGATGGTGTTCAATATCGGCTCCGGCGGCGAGGTCAGTATCCGCCAGGTCGCGCTGGCCCTGATGGCGGCCACCGGCCGCCGGGTCGAGTTGCTGGATCGGGGCGAATTCCGGGTCGGTGACATCCACGCCTGCTGCGCCGATTTGCGCCGCGCGACCGAACACCTCGGCTATCGACCGGCCATCAGCCTGACGCAAGGACTGGAGGAATTTGTCGCCTGGGCCGCCAGCCAGCCCATGACTGACCGCTATGAGCAGACGGTGGACGAGTTGACGCGCTACAACCTCTTCGGCCGCGCGCGACCCGCCATGCCTGATGCCACGCCTGACCCTGGGGCGCACCATGCCTGA
- a CDS encoding PEP-CTERM/exosortase system-associated acyltransferase: MTTETKKTLDSFPDYFSIKAAVTAAERGETYRIRYRVYCEEFGYEPADRFPDRMETDAFDLTAAHCLITHTASGMPAGCVRICPGWIAGAEQEMPYEQCCAASLDRRAMTAVGAPRDKVCEASRFAVDAAFRRRSGESLTRFGEITALDLSDTERRTFPMLSAALMLAATAQAEILDRPYVFAVMEPFLPRLLQRSRLLMRRMGQDVNHHGIRAVYFSHSHVFVEAMEHGDFRDLYGWIHTQVRSTLPG; the protein is encoded by the coding sequence ATGACGACGGAAACCAAGAAGACCCTCGACAGCTTTCCGGACTATTTCTCCATCAAGGCCGCCGTCACGGCCGCGGAGCGCGGAGAAACATATCGGATCCGCTACCGCGTGTACTGCGAGGAATTCGGCTATGAGCCGGCGGACCGATTTCCTGACCGGATGGAGACCGACGCCTTCGACCTGACTGCCGCCCACTGCCTGATCACCCATACGGCAAGCGGCATGCCCGCCGGCTGCGTGCGCATCTGTCCGGGATGGATCGCCGGGGCCGAACAGGAAATGCCGTACGAGCAATGCTGCGCGGCAAGCCTTGACCGCCGCGCCATGACTGCCGTCGGCGCGCCCCGGGACAAAGTCTGCGAGGCCTCCCGGTTCGCCGTGGACGCGGCCTTCCGCCGCCGCTCCGGCGAATCACTGACGCGTTTCGGTGAGATTACCGCCCTGGACCTTTCAGACACGGAGCGGCGCACCTTCCCCATGCTCTCGGCCGCCCTGATGCTGGCTGCCACCGCCCAGGCGGAGATTTTGGACCGGCCCTATGTCTTCGCGGTGATGGAGCCCTTTCTGCCCCGACTCCTCCAGCGCTCCCGTCTTCTGATGCGACGCATGGGTCAGGACGTCAACCACCACGGCATCCGCGCCGTCTATTTCTCCCACAGCCATGTGTTCGTGGAGGCGATGGAGCATGGCGACTTCCGGGATCTCTATGGTTGGATCCACACACAGGTCCGGTCGACCCTGCCGGGCTAG
- a CDS encoding 3-deoxy-7-phosphoheptulonate synthase, protein MQHTENLNVVAFDPMPSPHEILGAAPISERAAATVVAGRATLEAILDRRDPRLFVIVGPCSIHDPVAGLDYAQRLKGLADEVADTLVLVIRVYFEKPRTTTGWKGFINDPDLNDTFRIAEGMERARRFLLAVTELGLPAATEALDPISPQYLGDLIAWTAIGARTSESQTHREMSSGLSTPVGFKNGTDGCIDNAINAIVSAAQPHSFLGINALGQSSIVRTRGNRYGHLVLRGGGARPNYDTVSVAMAEQALAKAKLPANLVIDCSHANSSKRPELQPLVMQDCVNQIRVGNRSIVGLMIESFIAAGNQPIPTDLSQLRYGCSVTDACVDWPTTQQMIRQARAALRAPLTDRGKV, encoded by the coding sequence ATGCAACACACTGAAAATCTGAATGTCGTCGCCTTCGACCCCATGCCGTCCCCGCACGAGATCCTGGGTGCCGCGCCCATTTCCGAACGGGCCGCGGCGACCGTCGTGGCGGGCCGCGCCACCCTGGAGGCCATCCTGGACCGACGCGACCCGCGTCTTTTTGTCATCGTCGGCCCCTGTTCCATCCACGACCCGGTCGCCGGTCTCGACTATGCGCAGCGCCTGAAGGGGCTGGCCGACGAGGTGGCCGACACCCTGGTCCTGGTCATCCGGGTATACTTTGAAAAGCCCCGCACGACCACCGGATGGAAGGGCTTCATCAACGATCCCGACCTGAATGATACCTTTCGCATCGCCGAGGGGATGGAGCGGGCGCGGCGCTTCTTACTGGCCGTGACCGAACTCGGATTACCCGCCGCCACCGAGGCGCTCGACCCCATCAGCCCCCAGTATCTCGGAGACCTGATCGCCTGGACCGCGATCGGCGCACGCACCTCCGAATCACAGACCCACCGGGAGATGTCCTCCGGCCTCTCGACCCCGGTCGGCTTCAAGAACGGCACCGATGGCTGCATCGACAACGCGATCAATGCCATCGTCTCCGCGGCCCAGCCCCATAGCTTTCTGGGCATCAATGCCCTGGGTCAGTCCAGTATCGTACGCACCCGCGGCAATCGCTATGGGCACCTGGTGCTGCGCGGCGGAGGGGCCAGACCCAACTACGACACCGTCAGTGTCGCCATGGCGGAGCAGGCGCTGGCCAAGGCCAAGCTGCCGGCCAACCTGGTCATCGACTGCTCCCACGCCAACAGCTCCAAACGGCCGGAACTCCAACCGTTGGTCATGCAGGATTGCGTCAATCAGATCCGGGTCGGAAACCGCTCGATCGTTGGGCTGATGATCGAGAGTTTCATCGCGGCCGGCAATCAACCGATCCCCACCGACCTGTCGCAACTGCGCTACGGCTGTTCCGTCACCGACGCCTGCGTCGACTGGCCGACCACGCAGCAGATGATTCGCCAGGCGCGGGCGGCCCTGCGCGCACCACTGACCGACCGCGGCAAGGTCTGA
- a CDS encoding PEP-CTERM sorting domain-containing protein, producing the protein MPAFKKTAIAACVAVLGLPLAAQANPLTINMGGFGTATNVTQFDWAPSPVISIGGNTAFQNYIGTSGACPTGSCEFDVYSHGRLNAFNNDAGTPSGLNQAGGWEITYEIGFQESVTAASINGGTGQSSANFGFVTGAPNYFRMWYDNFDSDYLAGTGFTDGTLMLAGTVSPSGAFISNFGGDFTDIALLDQYGADGWGGKQSIGGSGTTSTMALDVLPVDITPGVFPGTIAFDLFRIANLGQSLQFETVDPSKSFNWDSTGSGATVGTRIVLDSNARTGGQQGVNGNDGTDTLFQSDANSPVSGIPEPATLALMGIGILGAAAARRRKV; encoded by the coding sequence ATGCCCGCATTCAAGAAGACCGCCATTGCCGCCTGCGTGGCCGTCCTGGGGCTGCCGCTCGCCGCGCAGGCCAATCCGCTGACCATCAACATGGGCGGCTTCGGCACGGCCACGAACGTCACCCAGTTCGACTGGGCGCCGTCGCCCGTGATCTCGATTGGCGGTAATACCGCCTTTCAGAACTATATCGGCACCAGCGGGGCATGCCCCACGGGCAGTTGCGAGTTCGATGTCTACAGCCACGGCCGTCTGAATGCCTTCAACAACGACGCCGGTACGCCCAGCGGATTGAATCAGGCCGGTGGCTGGGAAATCACCTACGAGATCGGCTTCCAGGAGTCGGTGACTGCGGCGTCGATTAATGGCGGTACTGGGCAGAGTTCAGCGAACTTCGGCTTCGTGACCGGTGCGCCGAACTACTTCCGCATGTGGTACGACAATTTCGACTCCGACTACCTGGCCGGAACCGGCTTCACCGATGGTACCCTGATGCTGGCCGGTACTGTTTCCCCCAGCGGTGCCTTCATCTCTAATTTCGGTGGGGATTTCACCGACATCGCGCTGCTGGATCAGTACGGGGCCGATGGCTGGGGCGGCAAGCAATCGATCGGGGGTTCGGGCACCACCAGCACGATGGCGCTGGACGTCCTTCCCGTCGACATTACCCCCGGGGTCTTCCCTGGAACCATCGCGTTTGACCTGTTCCGCATCGCGAACCTGGGCCAGAGTCTTCAGTTTGAAACCGTCGATCCGTCCAAGTCCTTTAATTGGGACTCGACCGGCAGTGGCGCGACAGTCGGCACGCGCATTGTGTTGGACAGCAACGCCCGGACCGGAGGTCAGCAAGGTGTCAACGGCAATGACGGTACCGACACGCTCTTCCAGTCGGATGCCAACAGCCCGGTCTCCGGTATTCCGGAGCCCGCCACCCTGGCCTTGATGGGGATCGGCATCCTGGGTGCCGCCGCCGCCCGCCGCCGCAAGGTCTGA
- a CDS encoding ABC transporter permease → MSARLSQWGMGMAGLLAWRNLSHDRSRFAVTLVGIIFAVVLIAAQMGLFLGFSDSTTNIIRHAHADFWVVGKGSQNFEITTRINEREVFLARSVPGVAHAEALIVQFSTWQKPGGGEESILVLGADLNSGRAGPWNIVTGRLEDLRRPDAVMVDRVFAHKLGLGEGPESVEIFGHRARVVGYTQGIRSFTASPWVFASYRNARLLTGIPDGEASYVIGTFAPGADPEQVRADLARVLPRSDVYLSEQFAARTRDYWMFTTGAGASVLISVVLGLLVGIVIVAQVLYATTVDHLAEFGTLRAMGAPRAFIYKVILGQAVISATLGYIPAMTVSLLVARASESGAAVILVPWEMAMGLYGVTLTMCILASIVSIRKAMSIDPAMVFQR, encoded by the coding sequence ATGAGCGCCCGGCTGTCGCAGTGGGGCATGGGCATGGCCGGGCTGCTGGCCTGGCGTAATCTCTCCCATGACCGTTCGCGCTTTGCCGTCACCCTGGTGGGGATTATCTTCGCGGTCGTCCTGATTGCCGCGCAGATGGGGCTTTTTCTGGGCTTCTCCGACAGCACGACGAACATTATTCGTCACGCCCACGCGGATTTCTGGGTCGTCGGGAAGGGCTCGCAGAACTTTGAGATCACCACGCGCATCAACGAGCGTGAGGTCTTTCTGGCCCGCTCGGTGCCGGGTGTGGCCCATGCGGAAGCCCTGATTGTCCAATTTTCCACCTGGCAGAAGCCCGGCGGCGGCGAAGAGAGCATCCTGGTGCTGGGAGCGGACCTGAACTCTGGCCGGGCCGGGCCCTGGAACATCGTCACCGGCCGCCTGGAGGACCTGCGCCGGCCGGATGCGGTGATGGTCGATCGCGTCTTCGCGCACAAGTTGGGGCTCGGCGAGGGCCCCGAGAGCGTCGAAATCTTTGGCCACCGGGCGCGAGTGGTCGGCTACACCCAGGGCATCCGCTCCTTTACGGCCTCCCCCTGGGTCTTCGCCTCTTATCGCAACGCCCGATTGCTGACCGGAATCCCGGACGGGGAGGCCAGCTATGTCATCGGCACCTTCGCCCCCGGCGCGGACCCCGAGCAGGTTCGCGCCGACCTGGCCCGCGTCTTGCCCCGCTCGGATGTCTACTTGAGCGAGCAGTTCGCCGCCCGGACCAGGGATTACTGGATGTTCACCACCGGCGCCGGGGCCTCGGTGCTGATCTCAGTCGTGCTCGGGCTCCTGGTGGGCATCGTGATCGTCGCCCAAGTCCTCTACGCCACCACCGTGGACCACCTCGCGGAGTTCGGTACCCTGCGTGCCATGGGCGCCCCGCGCGCCTTCATCTACAAGGTCATCCTCGGTCAGGCGGTGATCAGCGCCACCCTGGGCTACATCCCCGCAATGACCGTGTCCTTACTGGTGGCCAGGGCAAGCGAGTCCGGCGCCGCCGTCATTCTGGTTCCGTGGGAAATGGCGATGGGGCTCTACGGCGTGACCCTGACCATGTGCATCCTGGCCTCCATCGTCTCCATCCGTAAGGCCATGAGTATCGACCCGGCCATGGTGTTCCAGCGATGA
- a CDS encoding 2-oxo acid dehydrogenase subunit E2, with translation MNQQTPNLDGRYTMEPRNRFLSAVMSIVEYEIKRPGSTVTFLSQVDLSSIERVRAAAAQSGTRKPSYTAFVMKALALAVREHPYANRRLVRLPLLGPRVQRFTHIDAAVLIERELPDAPMVAFVDMIRDADGLGLDTLTSRLHDLAVSDASSNQQWASFSFIINRLPRFLARWVIRLPVLVPTLWVQYRGGAFVISSPAKYGVDMIAATWPWPLGVSFGLVKDRPLVQAGALVVRPTFTLTLNFDRRVMAGAQAGRFYKRIVELLEAAETTLTN, from the coding sequence GTGAACCAGCAGACGCCGAATCTTGACGGCCGTTACACGATGGAGCCACGTAACCGCTTTTTGTCCGCGGTCATGTCGATTGTCGAATATGAGATCAAGCGGCCTGGATCGACCGTCACCTTCCTCTCACAGGTCGACCTGTCCTCCATCGAGCGGGTGCGGGCCGCGGCCGCCCAGTCCGGGACGCGCAAACCCTCCTACACCGCCTTTGTCATGAAGGCCCTGGCCCTGGCGGTGCGGGAACACCCCTATGCTAACCGACGCCTGGTCCGGCTGCCACTGCTCGGCCCCCGGGTTCAGCGCTTTACACACATCGATGCCGCGGTGCTGATCGAGCGGGAACTGCCCGACGCACCGATGGTCGCCTTTGTCGACATGATTCGTGACGCCGATGGTCTCGGTCTCGACACCCTGACGTCACGGCTTCACGACCTGGCCGTCAGTGATGCCTCCAGTAATCAACAATGGGCAAGTTTCTCTTTTATTATCAATCGTCTGCCAAGGTTTCTGGCGCGTTGGGTGATCCGCCTGCCGGTACTGGTGCCAACGCTGTGGGTCCAGTATCGGGGGGGGGCCTTTGTGATCAGTTCCCCGGCAAAATATGGGGTCGACATGATCGCCGCCACCTGGCCCTGGCCGCTCGGGGTGTCCTTCGGGTTGGTCAAGGATCGGCCCCTGGTGCAGGCTGGAGCACTGGTGGTCCGGCCGACCTTTACCCTGACGCTCAATTTTGATCGCCGCGTCATGGCCGGCGCCCAGGCCGGGCGCTTCTATAAGCGCATCGTGGAACTGCTGGAGGCGGCGGAGACGACGCTGACCAACTAG